TGTTTTGGACGGCACACGAGAACGATCGACGACGCCAAGGCATTCGTTCCGGAACCGACCATTCGATTGCCGAGCTCAGTGCGCATGGGCCATGTGCCCGTTAGGGACAGGCCGGCGCGGTAGACGGCTTCGAGAAAGGTCACCCAACCTGTGCTCGACGTTCCATCCTTCGATTCTGTCTCCGATTGCTTGAACGCGTAGTAAATAGTTAGTGGCGCGGAGGGGTGTGCGCTAACCGCGAGCCGATGCATAACCTGTGTCATGCCGTCGAGAAAGAACTTCTCGGCCTTTTCTTTTGTTCCGTGTCGATAAGGGGTGGCGACCAATTCTTCGACTTTGGGGACCGCGATCGTTGCCAAGATGTCTGGAAAGACTGCGCGAAGTGAGCGTCGTAGCCAGACATAAAAGAAATCAGAGAGGTCGGCGTACCCAATGTTGTCGTAGTAAGGCGGATCTGTGGAGCAAAAGCGGTTGTTGCCTATGCCTTGCGATTGCGCGAGCCCTTGGATCGCCGTGCCACTAGCCGCCGCCGCGATTGCGCAGTTTTCAATGCTCTCCGCCGTCCAGTCAATTGCGCCGCAAAAGCTGCCGGTCCCGCCGAGTAGCACATTTAATTCGGCGAAGTCCCACGTCATCGGCAGCGCTTGCCTGCCGAATGTATTCCGCGTAGAGTCTCTCTCGGTGAACCAAGTGCATAAGCTTGAGCCCCTGTCAGCCAACTTATTTAGCCCAAAGGCCAAGTACACGCTCACCGCTTCGGCGTATGCTCTGGCCCCGGTGCCGCAGGCATCGACCCCGCGATCGTCATCGTGCATCCCGGCGGCGAGGGCGTCGGCTCGGATGTGCGCCCGCGCGTCCGCAACCAGGTCACTGAACGTCGTCAGGGCCACCAACTGCCGCGGCGTGAAGAGATCGGCGAATGTTGTCATGCCGTAGTTGGGCGTTTTGAAGTCGCGCGGGTTGTCGGGCAGTTTCGCTTCGGGCGCCCACACTGGTATCGCCTTCGCCGCGAGACGCTCGTGCTGATCGGTTGGCGCAAGGTAGACCCGTCTGCGCATTCCCTCAGCGACAATCGCCATCAGCTTCTGGCGCATACGCCCCGCCTGGCCTTCGGTGCGGATGTAACCATATTCCATCGGAACATTCGACATCAAACAGCGAAATGCTTGTCGCTTGCCCGCAGTCGTTCCACCTTTCGCCTCGGCGGTCGGCTTGCCGACTTTCACAGTGAAGCGGTATCCGCTCTTCCCGATCACGGGTTCGACGTAGGCTTCCTTGCCCGGCTTGCTGCTCAAGATAAACGTGCTGGCGAGCGGCACGTCGACGTGCGAAAACGCCGGGTTGGGACTCTTCACAGTCCGCGCCCAGAGCCAGGCGATGACGGTCAGCTTGTCGCCTTCATAGGGCTTCAGGTCGGGCCGCTCTTGGACCATTTCCGGCGTGATCTCGATCGGCGGATACAAGTGGCCGATTCGCTTGAATGCTTCATCGCGCATCCATTTGCCGTAGTAACGCACGTCTTCGGCCAGCCCCTGCGCCCCTTTCCACTCGCGCCTCAGTAGCGAGCTCTCTTGACGCGCGGCGCGGTTGACCGGCGGCCGGCCGGCGAACTTGGGTGGGATCTCGATCATGGCCTTGTTAATCAATACGGCCACGGGGTTCAGATCGCTGGCGTAGGCGTCCAGCCCCAACCGCTGCGCCTCCAGCGGTATCGTGCCGCCGCCCGCGAACGGATCGTGCAGGCCGGGCATCTTGTTGGCATCGAACAGCTCCGCCGCCCGCGGATGATGTTTGTTGAGCTCGCACGTCTCGCGCCAGCTTTGGCGGATCGCCTCACGGGCCTTTTCCAATACCGTTTCGTTGGTCGTGTTTTCCCACTTCACCAGGTCTTCGATGATGGCGAACAGCCGCGCGCGGGCCTTGGCCCAGTGGCCTTTGACCTGCTTGTTCGCCTCTTTGCCGGGGTTTTGGCATCGCCAGAGGTCTTCAGGATCGTTGACAAGTTGCGAGAAGATCACCGCCCGCGCCGCCGCCAACGGCCGCCGCGCCCACCACAGGTGCAGCGTGCTCGGGTGCCCATGCCGGATCGACTTCTCCCGGCTGCACGCCGCGTTGATCGCGTCCAGCGGCAAGGCGACCTCGATGAGCTTCTTCGGGCAAACGATGGTGTGTTCGTTCATGCGATCGCTAAACATCCTTAGCTGCCAAGTGGGTTTCGCGTTCGCACTTCGATGGTCGGCCGAATACGTGCGCGCACTTCCTGATAAACGGGAATCGCGACGCCTTCGGAAACTTCCAGCGAGACGACCAATCCGTAGGGGACTGGATGCGCCAGAGCGCCCGCGTCGGCACGGCAGTTCACTTTGATCGACAGCGAATCCCCGTCGGAAATGACATGCGCGTCACGCCCTTCAAACACTTCGTGGTGGACGGTCCCTCGTCGTACTTCGTGCCATTCAGCGTCCGTTCGGTCGCGCGTAAGTCGCGGTCCTTGCACGTCAAACCAGAGACTGGCTGCGCGATATTTCTGGGTTGTCGGTAAGACGGGCGAGAGCCAGGCAACGGTAACCGTCAAGCGCCTCCAGTCTGTGCGAGAACCAAGCGAGGGAGGAAGCGGAAGCTCAAACACGTGAGCCGCGCCGTCGCCAAGTTCACCAAAGCCAAGGACGGTCGCTCGTTGCTCCGCGCACTGCATCACCCGCTGCGTGTCTGGGACGCCGTATCCTAGCCATTGGCTCTTCCAGTGCCGTAGCGAGCGACCATCCGTGTGAGGGGATAGCACATCGTGGAGGCGATCTCCGCACATATCCCAAGAGCATCCATGCACGATCATCGCCTTAAGCAGCGGAGCAATGAATGCGGTCGCGTCGGGAACCTCCTGCTGAGATTCAAGCAGCGTGGCCAGCGAATCGTGACAGCGACCCAAGTGGTGACTAAGCAATGCCGCCGCATTGCTCGTTCCCGCGGAATGGAACGTTTTCCGGATGTCTCCGGGCAAGCTTCCGGGCGTGGCCGAGCACTGCCCGGGCGCGCTGCGCCGCGGGAAACAGGAAAGCGTGGTCCCCGTTGGTGAGTAGTTATAAAGAACCCTTCCGCCCGAGAATGTCAGGTCGGGCTTCACGGACCGACGATAGCCGCCGCCAAAAGCGGAAATGGGGCTTGGCAGCGGTACCGTAAACAGCTCAACGAGTCGTCCGACCGGGTTTGCTCCGGAGCCATC
This window of the Pirellulales bacterium genome carries:
- a CDS encoding DUF1156 domain-containing protein, which translates into the protein MNEHTIVCPKKLIEVALPLDAINAACSREKSIRHGHPSTLHLWWARRPLAAARAVIFSQLVNDPEDLWRCQNPGKEANKQVKGHWAKARARLFAIIEDLVKWENTTNETVLEKAREAIRQSWRETCELNKHHPRAAELFDANKMPGLHDPFAGGGTIPLEAQRLGLDAYASDLNPVAVLINKAMIEIPPKFAGRPPVNRAARQESSLLRREWKGAQGLAEDVRYYGKWMRDEAFKRIGHLYPPIEITPEMVQERPDLKPYEGDKLTVIAWLWARTVKSPNPAFSHVDVPLASTFILSSKPGKEAYVEPVIGKSGYRFTVKVGKPTAEAKGGTTAGKRQAFRCLMSNVPMEYGYIRTEGQAGRMRQKLMAIVAEGMRRRVYLAPTDQHERLAAKAIPVWAPEAKLPDNPRDFKTPNYGMTTFADLFTPRQLVALTTFSDLVADARAHIRADALAAGMHDDDRGVDACGTGARAYAEAVSVYLAFGLNKLADRGSSLCTWFTERDSTRNTFGRQALPMTWDFAELNVLLGGTGSFCGAIDWTAESIENCAIAAAASGTAIQGLAQSQGIGNNRFCSTDPPYYDNIGYADLSDFFYVWLRRSLRAVFPDILATIAVPKVEELVATPYRHGTKEKAEKFFLDGMTQVMHRLAVSAHPSAPLTIYYAFKQSETESKDGTSSTGWVTFLEAVYRAGLSLTGTWPMRTELGNRMVGSGTNALASSIVLVCRPKHLDAPMVSRREFIRELNAALPLALDSMTRESEGLHSPVAPVDLSQAIIGPGMAVFSKYSAVLEADGTPMTVRTALQLINRFLADDDFDADTQFCLRWFEQHGWENGQFGEADVLARAKGTSVEGVKQSGVLRSAGGQARLLKWAEYPTDWDPQADERLPVWEVLHQLIRVFNSTGDTGAGSVFAAVAHKAESARQLAYRLYTLSERAGRAEDARAYNELITSWTGIETAAAKQPPAAQRGLFE